The Stieleria maiorica genome includes the window AGTTGATTGATGGTGGGCATAGAGTCGTCGTTTTGGCGTTTATCCGTTGTTTGCCGTATTTGGAAGCGTGCAAGTATCGTGCCCTACCGCGTGGTGTCAAGGGCTGATGAGCGGTAAGATCGGGCGATGCCCATTCTGACACTCGAATCGACCTGTGACGAGACCGCTGCGGCGGTGATTTCAGCCGACGGACAGGTGCTCGGCCAGTGCGTTGCGACCCAGGAAACCCTGCACGAACGCTTCGGCGGCGTCGTGCCCGAAGTCGCCGCCCGAGCCCATGTGGAGCGGATTTTGCCGGTGATCGACACCGCGCTGACCGATGCCGGCGTGCGGGGGGCGGAACTGGACGCGATCGCCGTGGCCGACCGGCCCGGATTGGCCGGGTCGCTGCTGGTCGGCGTGGTCGCCGCAAAAACCCTGGCCGTGGCCTGGAAAAAACCGCTGGTGGCGATCAATCACCTGCACGCCCACCTGTACGCCTGCCAAATGGCCAGCGACGTCCCGGTGTACCCCTGCATCGGGCTGGTCGTCAGCGGCGGGCACACCAGTTTGTATCACTGCACCAGCCCGCTGGATCTGGATTATCTGGGCGGAACGATCGACGACGCGGCCGGAGAAGCGTTTGACAAGGTCGGCGCGATGCTGAATCTGGGCTTTCCCGGCGGCCCGCAGGTCTCACGACTGGCCGCCCAGGGAAATCCGAAAGCACACGCCTATCCCCGATCGATGCTGAAAGAACCCGGGTACCGATTCAGTTTCAGCGGGCTGAAAACCGCGGTCCGCTACAGCATCGCCCCGCCGGGCGTGAAGGATTTTTCCGACATCGAACTCTCCGACCAGGCCAAAGCCGATGTCTGTGCATCATTCCAAGCCGCCGTCGTGGAGGTCCTGGTCGCCAAATCCGTCCGCGCCGTCAAGGAACATCGCTGCGGCCACTTGATCGTCGGCGGCGGGGTCGCTGCCAACCCGGCCCTCCGTGAGGCCCTCCAATCGGCAGCCGAAAAACACCGGTTCGACTTGGTCATCGCCCCGATGAACCTGTGCACCGACAACGCCGTGATGGGCGCGATCGCGCTGGAAAAAATCCGCCGCGGCGAATTCGCGTCACTCGACCTGGACATCACCGCCGGCCTGCAACGCGGGTTCTAGGGCGCGGAAGAAGCCCCCAGCTCGTCAAGCGGCCCCTTCGGTGGCTTCCCTCCGCGACACCCAAGTTCGCGTGTTTTGCATAAGCCTCGTTCCCGGGCTCCGCCTGGGAGCGCATTGTCACTGTGGCTCCTGCCACACACCGCATGCAATCAAAGGCGGAGCCTCCGAGAATTTCCGTACCCAGGCAGATCCTTGAAACAAGACAAGCGTTCCGAGAACGCCCTCGCGGCTTCGCCTGTCAACGTGCGTCGTGGCGGCGCTCATTTCACACAGCGATAAACAAACGCCGGCGGCAGATTGCGCCAAACGGTGTGGCTGCGTCCGACCTCGCTGAAACTCGACTTCAATCGCCTAGAAAACCGCCGCCCGGCAGGCAACACGACGCCCTGCCAATACGCAAACGTCGCGAACCGGCCGCCCTCGCGCATCCGACCGATCATCGCGTTCATGATTTCCGCTTGCAACGATTCGGGAAACGACGCCCACGGCAATCCACAGATCACCGCATCGATTTCTCCCATCCCATGGGCATCGCAAATCGCCGGCAGGTTCGTCGCACTGTCTTCGATCACATTAGCGGTGGGGCATCGAGCCCGAGCCACCGCGGCCATCTCGCCGCTGCGTTCGATCGCAAAGAACTTGGCGTCGGGATGCAGGTGATCGATGATCGCTTCGGTAAACACCCCGGTACCGGGGCCGAATTCGACAACACTGCGAACCGATGGCCAGTCGAACCAATCCACCATCGCCGAGACCAATCCCGGGCTGCTCGGCGCGATCGCCCCGACCTTGGTGGGGTGCTTGGCGAATTCCTTCAAAAACGTGATTGATTCTCGCAAACGATCGCTGCTCCATCGAGTTAGTGTGAGGTCCGAATCATCCCGCATCGGCCGTTCAACGTAAACCCACCCCCCGGCAACGCCCCACGCCATCTGTCCACCCATCGTTCTGCCCCTATTGTTTTGCCCCCACCGTTTTGCCCACCCATCATTCTGCCCCGTATCATTTTGCCTTCCCGCCTCCCGTCCCCTC containing:
- a CDS encoding class I SAM-dependent methyltransferase, encoding MRESITFLKEFAKHPTKVGAIAPSSPGLVSAMVDWFDWPSVRSVVEFGPGTGVFTEAIIDHLHPDAKFFAIERSGEMAAVARARCPTANVIEDSATNLPAICDAHGMGEIDAVICGLPWASFPESLQAEIMNAMIGRMREGGRFATFAYWQGVVLPAGRRFSRRLKSSFSEVGRSHTVWRNLPPAFVYRCVK
- the tsaD gene encoding tRNA (adenosine(37)-N6)-threonylcarbamoyltransferase complex transferase subunit TsaD — its product is MPILTLESTCDETAAAVISADGQVLGQCVATQETLHERFGGVVPEVAARAHVERILPVIDTALTDAGVRGAELDAIAVADRPGLAGSLLVGVVAAKTLAVAWKKPLVAINHLHAHLYACQMASDVPVYPCIGLVVSGGHTSLYHCTSPLDLDYLGGTIDDAAGEAFDKVGAMLNLGFPGGPQVSRLAAQGNPKAHAYPRSMLKEPGYRFSFSGLKTAVRYSIAPPGVKDFSDIELSDQAKADVCASFQAAVVEVLVAKSVRAVKEHRCGHLIVGGGVAANPALREALQSAAEKHRFDLVIAPMNLCTDNAVMGAIALEKIRRGEFASLDLDITAGLQRGF